One Solea solea chromosome 5, fSolSol10.1, whole genome shotgun sequence genomic window carries:
- the zgc:113276 gene encoding uncharacterized protein zgc:113276 isoform X2: MVTVDVLIIGAGPHALTLATLLSRPNNPDPNSDDSLLSPSCSNSPRSEPHPGTSSNRCSSSKKKRRPTTERTPEERPAAIPVSRSPVSPPLSLQVVDSYGEWTTLWESQFTALSIPHLRSHVLVHTDPLNKRALEEFVVKSDRSAELHCLPDQVYILDENAFFNDMRLGKKEKKRLNITSTLKKSLSFSLPGTKLSVDFFKDQVERYNLDGMLVKGTVERIVPVIEPREEKTDCVKEGDVVRVTDGDKKKRVKYFQVQLREGITLKAHRVVMATGPTRAPMANIPPWVKSIGESYPEERLQHTVHLMHCLSNAKHKERETLLPEELCVVCERRQRVMVVGGGLTSAHVVSLALQRGASHVTWVMRKHLQLKQFDVGDVESLVGRYSHVEHGIKMDGQAYLRQFYGERSLHKRLAMIRQARKGGAVTPEAYIHLQPFILKGQVDVRTYCQVSEATWCYKSQAWSLSLSTGDHWTGDMIWLATGCKLDVNQDPLLSEVIKDFPIQVIDGWPCISESLQWAEGCPLYLMGQYTALQVGPHAVNLAGGQAASKRITEDIMRHRQQDSGAASELNGEKSKTREYIQQMQGLLWL; encoded by the exons ATGGTGACAGTCGATGTGTTGATAATTGGGGCTGGCCCTCATGCTCTGACCCTTGCGACCCTGCTCTCTCGTCCAAACAACCCTGACCCAAACTCAGATGACTCACTGCTCTCCCCGTCCTGCTCCAACTCTCCAAGGTCTGAGCCACATCCTGGAACATCCAGCAACAGATGCTCCAGTagcaagaagaagaggaggccaACAACTG AAAGGACACCGGAGGAACGACCAGCAGCGATACCAGTATCAAGGAGCCCTGTTTCCCCCCCACTGAGTCTTCAAGTGGTAGATTCCTATGGAGAGTGGACCACTCTGTGGGAGAGCCAGTTCACAGCACTGAGCATCCCTCATCTGCGCTCACACGTACTGGTGCACACAGACCCTCTCAATAAG AGAGCTCTGGAGGAGTTTGTTGTAAAGAGTGATCGTTCAGCAGAGCTTCACTGTCTCCCAGATCAGGTTTATATTCTGGACgaaaatgcatttttcaatGACATGCGACTTggcaagaaggagaagaaacgGCTAAACATCACCTCGACACTTAAGAAGAGTTTATCCTTCAGTCTGCCAGGAACCAAACTGAGTGTGGATTTCTTCAAAGATCAG GTGGAGAGATACAACCTGGACGGAATGCTGGTGAAGGGAACCGTGGAGCGCATCGTCCCCGTTATTGAGCCCAGGGAAGAAAAGACGGACTGTGTGAAGGAGGGTGACGTCGTGAGAGTGACGGACGGGGACaagaagaagagagtgaagTATTTTCAAGTCCAACTTCGAGAAGGCATCACCTTAAAAGCTCATCGGGTCGTTATGGCAACAGGACCGACCCGTGCCCCGATGGCAAACATCCCTCCATGGGTAAAAAGCATTGGCGAGAGCTATCCAGAGGAGCGCTTGCAGCACACAGTGCACCTCATGCACTGTCTGTCAAATGCGAAgcacaaggagagagagactttaCTCCCTGAAG aattgtgtgtagtgtgtgagaGACGGCAGAGAGTAATGGTAGTTGGTGGAGGTCTGACCAGCGCTCATGTCGTCTCACTTGCCCTGCAGCGAGGTGCCAGCCATGTGACCTGGGTCATGAGGAAACACCTCCAG CTGAAACAGTTCGACGTGGGTGACGTGGAGAGCCTGGTGGGTCGTTACTCCCATGTGGAGCACGGCATCAAGATGGACGGCCAAGCGTACCTACGGCAATTCTACGGCGAGCGGAGTCTTCACAAACGGCTGGCGATGATTCGCCAGGCAAGGAAAGGAGGGGCCGTCACACCAGAGGCCTACATCCACCTACAGCCATTCATACTGAAGGGACAGGTGGATGTGAGGACATACTGTCAG GTGAGTGAAGCCACCTGGTGCTACAAGAGCCAGGCCTGGAGTCTGTCCCTCAGCACCGGAGACCACTGGACTGGAGATATGATCTGGCTCGCCACTGGCTGCAAACTCGATGTGAACCAGGACCCGTTGCTTTCTGAAGTGATAAAGGATTTCCCAATTCAA GTGATAGATGGCTGGCCGTGCATTTCAGAAAGCTTACAGTGGGCAGAAGGGTGCCCACTCTATCTGATGGGGCAGTACACTGCTCTTCAG GTTGGCCCTCACGCAGTAAACCTGGCAGGCGGACAGGCTGCCAGCAAGAGAATCACCGAGGACATCATGCGTCACAGGCAGCAGGACAGTGGAGCTGCGTCTGAATTGAACGGGGAGAAATCTAAAACTAGAGAATATATTCAACAAATGCAAGGACTGCTATGGCTTTAA
- the zgc:113276 gene encoding uncharacterized protein zgc:113276 isoform X1: protein MRRRELDLMVTVDVLIIGAGPHALTLATLLSRPNNPDPNSDDSLLSPSCSNSPRSEPHPGTSSNRCSSSKKKRRPTTERTPEERPAAIPVSRSPVSPPLSLQVVDSYGEWTTLWESQFTALSIPHLRSHVLVHTDPLNKRALEEFVVKSDRSAELHCLPDQVYILDENAFFNDMRLGKKEKKRLNITSTLKKSLSFSLPGTKLSVDFFKDQVERYNLDGMLVKGTVERIVPVIEPREEKTDCVKEGDVVRVTDGDKKKRVKYFQVQLREGITLKAHRVVMATGPTRAPMANIPPWVKSIGESYPEERLQHTVHLMHCLSNAKHKERETLLPEELCVVCERRQRVMVVGGGLTSAHVVSLALQRGASHVTWVMRKHLQLKQFDVGDVESLVGRYSHVEHGIKMDGQAYLRQFYGERSLHKRLAMIRQARKGGAVTPEAYIHLQPFILKGQVDVRTYCQVSEATWCYKSQAWSLSLSTGDHWTGDMIWLATGCKLDVNQDPLLSEVIKDFPIQVIDGWPCISESLQWAEGCPLYLMGQYTALQVGPHAVNLAGGQAASKRITEDIMRHRQQDSGAASELNGEKSKTREYIQQMQGLLWL from the exons ATGAGACGTCGAGAGCTCGACCTG ATGGTGACAGTCGATGTGTTGATAATTGGGGCTGGCCCTCATGCTCTGACCCTTGCGACCCTGCTCTCTCGTCCAAACAACCCTGACCCAAACTCAGATGACTCACTGCTCTCCCCGTCCTGCTCCAACTCTCCAAGGTCTGAGCCACATCCTGGAACATCCAGCAACAGATGCTCCAGTagcaagaagaagaggaggccaACAACTG AAAGGACACCGGAGGAACGACCAGCAGCGATACCAGTATCAAGGAGCCCTGTTTCCCCCCCACTGAGTCTTCAAGTGGTAGATTCCTATGGAGAGTGGACCACTCTGTGGGAGAGCCAGTTCACAGCACTGAGCATCCCTCATCTGCGCTCACACGTACTGGTGCACACAGACCCTCTCAATAAG AGAGCTCTGGAGGAGTTTGTTGTAAAGAGTGATCGTTCAGCAGAGCTTCACTGTCTCCCAGATCAGGTTTATATTCTGGACgaaaatgcatttttcaatGACATGCGACTTggcaagaaggagaagaaacgGCTAAACATCACCTCGACACTTAAGAAGAGTTTATCCTTCAGTCTGCCAGGAACCAAACTGAGTGTGGATTTCTTCAAAGATCAG GTGGAGAGATACAACCTGGACGGAATGCTGGTGAAGGGAACCGTGGAGCGCATCGTCCCCGTTATTGAGCCCAGGGAAGAAAAGACGGACTGTGTGAAGGAGGGTGACGTCGTGAGAGTGACGGACGGGGACaagaagaagagagtgaagTATTTTCAAGTCCAACTTCGAGAAGGCATCACCTTAAAAGCTCATCGGGTCGTTATGGCAACAGGACCGACCCGTGCCCCGATGGCAAACATCCCTCCATGGGTAAAAAGCATTGGCGAGAGCTATCCAGAGGAGCGCTTGCAGCACACAGTGCACCTCATGCACTGTCTGTCAAATGCGAAgcacaaggagagagagactttaCTCCCTGAAG aattgtgtgtagtgtgtgagaGACGGCAGAGAGTAATGGTAGTTGGTGGAGGTCTGACCAGCGCTCATGTCGTCTCACTTGCCCTGCAGCGAGGTGCCAGCCATGTGACCTGGGTCATGAGGAAACACCTCCAG CTGAAACAGTTCGACGTGGGTGACGTGGAGAGCCTGGTGGGTCGTTACTCCCATGTGGAGCACGGCATCAAGATGGACGGCCAAGCGTACCTACGGCAATTCTACGGCGAGCGGAGTCTTCACAAACGGCTGGCGATGATTCGCCAGGCAAGGAAAGGAGGGGCCGTCACACCAGAGGCCTACATCCACCTACAGCCATTCATACTGAAGGGACAGGTGGATGTGAGGACATACTGTCAG GTGAGTGAAGCCACCTGGTGCTACAAGAGCCAGGCCTGGAGTCTGTCCCTCAGCACCGGAGACCACTGGACTGGAGATATGATCTGGCTCGCCACTGGCTGCAAACTCGATGTGAACCAGGACCCGTTGCTTTCTGAAGTGATAAAGGATTTCCCAATTCAA GTGATAGATGGCTGGCCGTGCATTTCAGAAAGCTTACAGTGGGCAGAAGGGTGCCCACTCTATCTGATGGGGCAGTACACTGCTCTTCAG GTTGGCCCTCACGCAGTAAACCTGGCAGGCGGACAGGCTGCCAGCAAGAGAATCACCGAGGACATCATGCGTCACAGGCAGCAGGACAGTGGAGCTGCGTCTGAATTGAACGGGGAGAAATCTAAAACTAGAGAATATATTCAACAAATGCAAGGACTGCTATGGCTTTAA